A window of Rhodococcus sp. SGAir0479 contains these coding sequences:
- the groES gene encoding co-chaperone GroES, whose translation MASVNIKPLEDKILVQANEAETTTASGLVIPDTAKEKPQEGTVVAVGPGRWDEDGEKRIPLDVQEGDTVIYSKYGGTEIKYAGQEYLILSARDVLAVVAK comes from the coding sequence GTGGCGAGCGTGAACATCAAGCCGCTCGAGGACAAGATCCTCGTCCAGGCCAACGAGGCCGAGACGACGACTGCCTCCGGCCTGGTCATCCCCGACACGGCGAAGGAGAAGCCCCAGGAGGGCACCGTCGTCGCCGTTGGTCCCGGCCGCTGGGACGAGGACGGCGAGAAGCGCATTCCGCTGGACGTCCAGGAAGGCGACACCGTCATCTACAGCAAGTACGGCGGAACCGAGATCAAGTACGCCGGCCAGGAGTACCTGATCCTGTCGGCTCGCGACGTGCTGGCTGTCGTCGCCAAGTAA